One genomic region from Thermovenabulum gondwanense encodes:
- a CDS encoding UxaA family hydrolase encodes MKIKGYVRKNGKVGVRNHLLVIPSSVCASVVAERIASHVEGAVSIPNQHGCCQVGADLELIKNTLIGLGKNPNVGAVLVIGLGCEGVPTENVAHEISKTGKPVEYIIIQHCGGTLKAEEKGTRIARRMIQEICRYEREEVDISELILSIECGGSDTTSGLASNPVAGYVSDKIVEFGGTSMFSETTELIGAEHILAKRAITKDVGDKLIYIVKRCEEKAKTMGVDMRGGQPTPGNIEGGISTIEEKSLGCIYKGGTKPLQGVLEYGEEPEGKGLYFMDTPGQDIESITGMTAGGSQVVIFTTGRGTPTGSPIAPVIKITGNPETFRNMEDNIDFNCGTIVEGIESIRDAGERLFNLLIEVCNGKMTKAETLKHKEFGMYKLISTF; translated from the coding sequence ATGAAAATAAAAGGTTATGTTAGAAAAAACGGTAAAGTAGGTGTAAGAAATCATTTATTAGTCATACCATCATCGGTGTGTGCAAGTGTTGTCGCTGAAAGAATAGCTTCCCATGTGGAAGGAGCAGTATCAATTCCAAACCAGCATGGATGTTGTCAAGTGGGAGCAGATCTGGAATTGATAAAAAACACTCTTATTGGATTAGGGAAAAACCCTAATGTGGGTGCAGTATTAGTAATTGGTTTGGGATGCGAAGGAGTTCCTACAGAAAATGTAGCACATGAGATATCTAAAACTGGTAAACCTGTAGAATATATAATCATTCAACATTGCGGGGGAACTTTAAAAGCTGAAGAAAAAGGTACGAGAATAGCGCGCCGGATGATACAAGAAATATGTAGATACGAAAGAGAAGAAGTTGATATTTCAGAATTGATTTTATCTATCGAATGTGGGGGCTCTGACACTACATCAGGTTTGGCTTCAAATCCCGTTGCAGGATATGTGTCGGACAAAATTGTGGAATTTGGTGGTACTTCTATGTTTTCTGAAACAACTGAGTTAATCGGGGCAGAACATATTTTAGCAAAAAGGGCAATAACAAAGGACGTTGGAGACAAACTTATTTACATTGTCAAAAGATGCGAAGAAAAAGCAAAAACCATGGGAGTAGATATGAGAGGCGGTCAGCCAACTCCAGGGAATATCGAAGGAGGCATAAGTACCATAGAGGAGAAATCCTTAGGTTGTATATACAAAGGAGGAACAAAACCTTTGCAGGGTGTATTAGAATACGGTGAAGAACCGGAGGGTAAAGGTCTTTATTTCATGGACACTCCGGGTCAGGACATAGAATCGATTACAGGTATGACAGCTGGAGGGTCCCAGGTTGTTATATTTACCACTGGAAGGGGGACTCCTACTGGTTCTCCTATAGCTCCAGTAATTAAAATTACAGGAAACCCTGAAACTTTCAGAAACATGGAAGATAATATTGATTTTAATTGCGGGACAATTGTAGAAGGCATTGAATCAATAAGAGATGCAGGAGAAAGATTATTTAATCTCTTAATTGAAGTATGCAATGGTAAAATGACAAAAGCAGAAACATTAAAACATAAAGAATTTGGAATGTATAAATTAATATCCACATTTTAA
- a CDS encoding 2-keto-3-deoxygluconate permease, producing MKILKAINKVPGGLMVIPLLLGATINTFFPGILQIGGFTTALFKQGAMPLIALFLLCNGAQITIRQAGLSLVKGTALTLVKFIIGALLGWFTGKFLGDAGLLGLSSLAIIAAVTNSNGGLYTALASQYGDPADVGAIAILSINDGPFLTMVAMGVSGLANIPFIALVAVIVPIIIGMILGNLDNDWKKFLEPGQRLLIPFFAFPLGAALDFKTIFKAGLPGLLLGLITVIFTGLAGYFTIKIFFKENKAVGAAIGTTAGNAVATPAAVAAVDQNLAPLVGAATAQVAASVIITAILCPLLVSYLDKIEKRKNDE from the coding sequence ATGAAAATATTGAAAGCTATTAATAAAGTTCCCGGAGGATTAATGGTAATACCCCTGCTATTGGGTGCAACAATAAATACATTTTTCCCCGGAATCCTTCAGATTGGAGGTTTTACAACTGCACTTTTTAAACAGGGAGCAATGCCTCTTATAGCACTCTTTCTATTGTGCAATGGAGCACAAATTACCATCAGGCAAGCGGGCCTTTCTTTAGTTAAAGGAACCGCACTAACATTAGTTAAATTCATAATAGGTGCTCTTCTTGGATGGTTTACCGGAAAATTTTTGGGAGATGCCGGACTGTTAGGTCTTTCTTCTCTTGCAATTATTGCAGCGGTGACAAATTCTAACGGTGGACTTTATACAGCTCTTGCATCACAATACGGAGATCCTGCCGATGTAGGCGCAATCGCTATATTATCGATAAACGATGGGCCTTTTTTGACAATGGTAGCTATGGGAGTATCTGGACTTGCAAATATTCCTTTTATTGCACTTGTCGCAGTAATAGTTCCTATAATAATAGGAATGATTTTGGGGAACCTGGATAATGACTGGAAAAAATTTTTGGAACCTGGACAGAGATTATTGATTCCGTTTTTTGCATTCCCTCTGGGAGCAGCTCTGGACTTTAAAACAATATTTAAAGCTGGATTACCTGGTCTATTATTAGGTTTAATTACGGTAATTTTTACCGGGTTGGCAGGCTACTTTACTATAAAAATTTTCTTTAAAGAAAATAAAGCAGTGGGTGCTGCAATTGGCACCACTGCGGGTAATGCAGTGGCTACCCCAGCAGCAGTAGCTGCTGTCGACCAAAACCTTGCTCCATTGGTTGGTGCAGCTACCGCTCAGGTTGCGGCATCCGTTATAATTACTGCGATTTTGTGCCCGCTTTTAGTATCCTATTTGGATAAAATCGAAAAAAGGAAAAATGATGAATAA
- a CDS encoding S-layer homology domain-containing protein: protein MKKAYYKLIKGIFVVYFFFCLTAFFPTLVFALPFKDLDDKKFDWATPFIDKMYNLGVVSGKAQDIFAPADPIKRQEFIVMLIKALGEESKVKGKLLPKDFPNQGKIQSWAKEYIAYSIEKGIITGDDIKNLRPEENLKRYEAVIFIIKALGLEKEANSIKVLNLTFKDVYTLSFETRKYLQLIVDKKIMSGVDKENFKPYDNITRAQAAKVLNQVVKYSNNTRIVKGRIENLNLLEGNIEILQGNIIKKYNLDKNVSVYKEDEKGNLIKIELKDLKKYQDVNYIIKSNNISYIEAIYSNNKMESELENHEGKIKALNLQNNYLILEKLDGNISSYIINSDTKCYINNNVIPVNENLIGKNVKISVTDGKVIRIEVAGENKEVKGILKGVVSNISPSYIIIENSLTGENETYILSNLIETIKNGKPARINDLLGGDMVIASITNGSVTRIIAESAEKTIFGVIKSINFANKVPLISVVDGDGNLKEFEVDSQVKVIKNGITSKLNDLKISDEVTVVIRYNKIVSISAKSVKKEITGTIKEISHTSANYSKMVIFNEKGEEVNIVITPDTDIIKDKKNITVYDLKPDYNIRAIVEGEEAKSVEVFTTQSLLALRGKIKYIHQDIMVIIAEITTERVTEIREIHYGTNTLLIKGNRIISLSRFSDYFIEGDDIIIIGKVEGGLFKADVLINLIVQN from the coding sequence TTGAAAAAAGCATATTACAAGCTAATAAAAGGAATTTTTGTAGTTTACTTCTTTTTTTGTTTAACTGCTTTTTTCCCAACTTTGGTATTCGCATTACCTTTTAAAGATTTGGATGATAAAAAATTTGATTGGGCAACACCATTTATTGACAAAATGTATAATTTGGGAGTAGTATCAGGGAAAGCTCAAGATATTTTTGCACCAGCAGACCCTATAAAAAGGCAGGAATTTATTGTAATGCTAATAAAGGCCTTGGGAGAAGAGAGCAAAGTAAAAGGAAAATTACTACCAAAAGATTTTCCAAATCAAGGGAAAATTCAAAGCTGGGCAAAAGAATATATTGCTTATTCGATTGAAAAGGGAATTATTACAGGAGATGACATTAAAAATTTGAGGCCTGAAGAAAATTTAAAAAGATACGAGGCAGTAATTTTTATTATTAAAGCCTTGGGTTTAGAAAAAGAAGCAAATTCTATTAAGGTTTTAAATTTGACTTTTAAAGATGTTTATACTTTATCCTTTGAGACAAGAAAATACCTGCAGTTGATTGTAGATAAAAAAATCATGTCAGGTGTAGATAAGGAAAATTTCAAGCCCTACGATAATATTACCCGGGCACAGGCTGCTAAAGTGTTAAATCAGGTTGTGAAATATTCAAATAATACGAGGATAGTAAAAGGAAGAATTGAAAATTTAAATTTATTGGAGGGAAATATAGAAATTTTACAGGGTAACATTATTAAAAAATATAATCTGGATAAAAATGTTTCTGTATACAAAGAAGATGAAAAAGGGAATTTAATAAAAATAGAATTAAAAGACTTAAAAAAATATCAGGATGTTAATTATATTATAAAGTCTAATAATATTAGCTATATAGAAGCAATTTATTCAAATAATAAAATGGAAAGTGAATTAGAAAACCATGAGGGTAAAATAAAAGCTTTAAATTTGCAAAACAATTACCTTATTTTAGAAAAATTGGATGGGAACATTTCTTCTTATATTATAAATTCTGATACAAAATGTTATATTAATAATAATGTTATTCCTGTAAACGAGAATCTAATAGGTAAAAATGTGAAAATTTCAGTAACGGATGGTAAAGTCATCAGGATAGAAGTTGCAGGAGAAAATAAAGAAGTAAAAGGAATTTTAAAAGGAGTAGTTTCGAATATTTCACCCTCATATATAATAATTGAAAATTCATTAACGGGAGAAAATGAGACTTACATACTTTCCAATTTGATAGAAACTATAAAAAATGGTAAACCTGCAAGAATTAACGACCTTCTGGGAGGAGACATGGTAATCGCTTCGATTACAAATGGAAGTGTTACAAGAATTATTGCAGAAAGTGCGGAAAAAACGATTTTTGGAGTAATTAAATCCATTAATTTTGCAAACAAGGTTCCACTGATTTCTGTAGTAGATGGTGATGGTAATTTAAAGGAATTTGAGGTAGATAGTCAAGTAAAAGTAATAAAAAATGGAATAACATCCAAATTAAATGATTTAAAAATTTCTGATGAAGTTACCGTAGTAATTAGATATAACAAAATAGTATCTATCTCGGCTAAGTCGGTAAAAAAAGAGATCACCGGCACTATAAAAGAAATTTCTCATACTTCTGCAAATTATTCTAAAATGGTTATTTTTAATGAAAAAGGTGAAGAAGTTAATATCGTTATTACTCCGGATACAGATATTATAAAGGATAAAAAAAATATTACGGTATATGACTTAAAACCCGATTATAACATTAGAGCAATTGTTGAAGGAGAAGAAGCAAAAAGTGTTGAAGTTTTTACAACACAAAGTCTTTTGGCTCTTAGAGGTAAAATAAAATACATACATCAAGATATAATGGTTATAATAGCAGAAATCACGACTGAAAGAGTTACGGAAATAAGAGAAATTCATTATGGAACAAATACTTTATTAATAAAAGGCAATAGGATAATTTCACTTAGCAGGTTTTCTGATTATTTTATAGAAGGGGATGATATAATTATAATAGGAAAAGTTGAAGGGGGATTATTTAAAGCCGATGTATTAATTAATTTAATCGTTCAAAATTGA
- the pdxA gene encoding 4-hydroxythreonine-4-phosphate dehydrogenase PdxA, whose product MEEIFGITMGDPAGIGPEIIVKALNNNDLEKLKMVIFGSYNVIEYYIKICKINKKINIVKDLNELKDGTINVYPINNLSLYDFKIGEISSICGKAAFEYIYAAVQFALEKKLSAIITAPINKASLNKAGYRFNGHTELIAELTKAQKYSMVLTNGRLNVIHVTTHVALKNVCSNIKKDKILETILLAREAGILLGNTTPKIGVAALNPHGGESGLFGEEEINEIIPAILEANKKGINALGPIPADVIFLKAMKGEFDVVVAMYHDQGHIPIKLFGLETGVNFTVGLPIIRTSVDHGTAFDIAGKGIANEKSMIEAIKLAAKIVKNINEK is encoded by the coding sequence TTGGAAGAAATTTTTGGAATAACTATGGGAGATCCAGCCGGAATAGGCCCTGAAATAATAGTCAAAGCACTTAATAATAATGATTTGGAAAAACTGAAGATGGTAATATTTGGGTCGTATAATGTTATAGAATATTATATAAAGATTTGTAAAATAAACAAAAAGATCAATATCGTCAAAGACTTGAATGAATTAAAAGATGGAACAATAAATGTTTATCCTATAAATAATTTATCTTTATATGATTTTAAAATTGGAGAAATAAGTTCTATCTGTGGAAAAGCTGCTTTTGAATATATTTATGCAGCGGTACAATTTGCTTTAGAAAAAAAATTATCTGCTATTATTACCGCTCCAATAAATAAAGCTTCATTAAATAAGGCTGGATACAGATTTAACGGCCATACAGAATTAATTGCCGAACTAACTAAGGCTCAAAAATATTCTATGGTTCTGACAAATGGAAGATTGAACGTAATACATGTTACCACTCATGTTGCGCTGAAAAATGTATGTAGTAACATTAAAAAAGACAAGATATTAGAAACAATTCTTCTCGCCCGGGAAGCAGGAATACTTTTAGGCAATACCACTCCTAAAATAGGAGTAGCAGCTTTAAATCCTCACGGTGGAGAATCCGGTTTATTTGGAGAAGAAGAAATAAACGAAATAATTCCTGCTATATTAGAGGCAAACAAAAAAGGAATTAACGCTTTAGGTCCTATACCCGCTGACGTAATTTTTTTAAAAGCAATGAAGGGAGAATTTGATGTGGTGGTCGCCATGTATCACGATCAAGGGCATATACCCATAAAATTATTTGGTTTGGAAACTGGTGTTAATTTTACCGTTGGACTACCGATAATAAGGACTTCAGTTGATCACGGGACGGCTTTTGATATTGCAGGAAAAGGAATAGCAAATGAAAAAAGTATGATTGAAGCCATAAAATTGGCTGCTAAAATTGTAAAAAATATTAATGAAAAATAA
- a CDS encoding four-carbon acid sugar kinase family protein gives MSKIIIIADDFTGANDTGVQLTKKGYKTYTLIDMENFTLKDLECDALVLDTESRGLSSENAYERVKQVIKNLKSVISLKLEGEIIYKKVDSTLRGNIVEEIKAIYEELKPELIVFAPAYPKNNRITLNEIHYVNGIPVDKSEFAEDIKNPVRVSNIKILFKNEGNVFKVRHVYRDEIKNLEKIIKNIEGINTLTFDAENDKDLLEIATQVLKSGKKVLWVGSAGLAEALILSMKKEGKIITISGSTRTVAISQLMNLSEKECIPIINIDLYNLFSNEEEEKNRICSLVNTYYDKDIIITSCMGQQDLDVTKNISLELGIDLKDISQIIAEKISEISLKVINIQKPKGLILTGGDIAFNVVKKLNAKIIKINKEIEPGIPEIELLKGPFKGLKIITKAGGFGNEMTLYNLYKHLKGE, from the coding sequence GTGTCAAAAATTATAATAATAGCTGATGATTTTACGGGAGCAAATGATACGGGAGTTCAATTAACAAAAAAGGGTTATAAAACTTATACTCTAATAGATATGGAAAATTTTACTTTGAAAGATTTAGAATGTGATGCTTTGGTTTTAGATACAGAATCAAGGGGTTTATCTTCTGAGAATGCTTATGAAAGAGTGAAGCAGGTAATAAAAAATTTGAAGTCTGTTATTAGTTTAAAATTGGAAGGAGAAATTATCTATAAAAAAGTAGATTCTACATTGCGGGGAAATATTGTTGAAGAAATAAAGGCTATATATGAAGAATTAAAGCCGGAGCTTATTGTTTTTGCTCCGGCCTATCCTAAAAATAATAGAATAACATTAAATGAAATACATTATGTTAATGGTATACCGGTAGATAAATCTGAATTTGCGGAGGATATAAAAAACCCTGTTAGAGTTTCTAATATAAAAATACTTTTTAAAAATGAAGGTAATGTTTTTAAAGTGAGACATGTTTATAGAGATGAAATCAAAAACTTAGAAAAAATTATAAAAAATATAGAGGGAATTAATACATTGACTTTTGATGCTGAAAATGATAAAGATCTATTGGAAATAGCAACACAGGTATTAAAATCAGGGAAAAAAGTTTTGTGGGTAGGATCTGCTGGCCTTGCAGAAGCTTTGATTTTATCCATGAAAAAAGAAGGGAAGATTATTACTATTTCAGGAAGTACAAGGACTGTAGCCATATCTCAGTTGATGAATCTATCAGAAAAAGAATGTATTCCCATCATAAATATTGATTTATATAATTTATTTAGCAATGAAGAAGAGGAAAAAAATAGAATATGTTCTCTGGTAAATACCTATTATGATAAAGATATCATAATTACTTCATGTATGGGACAACAGGATTTGGATGTCACAAAAAATATTTCATTAGAATTGGGGATCGATTTAAAAGATATCAGTCAAATTATTGCAGAAAAAATATCGGAAATCAGTTTAAAGGTTATAAATATCCAAAAACCAAAAGGTTTAATATTAACAGGAGGGGATATAGCTTTTAACGTAGTAAAAAAATTAAATGCAAAAATCATAAAAATAAATAAAGAGATAGAGCCGGGAATACCGGAGATAGAACTATTGAAAGGTCCTTTTAAAGGGTTAAAAATAATTACTAAAGCAGGTGGTTTTGGAAATGAAATGACATTGTACAATTTATATAAACATCTGAAAGGAGAATAA
- a CDS encoding alpha-hydroxy-acid oxidizing protein, producing MNFEELKSAAKENLKGFCRVCSFCDGKACRGEVPGMGGVGTGSSFIANVEALSEIKLNLRTIHDAKEPDISIEIFGEKLSMPVLAAPITGTNYNMGGKISEENFIKMVISGSKEAGTLGMCGDGGNPVFYESGIKAIKEENGDGIAIIKPRENTEILERAKRAEEAGALAVGIDIDGAGLITMALMGQPVGPKTKEELKQIITKTKLPFILKGIMTVDEAEMAVEIGAKAIVVSNHGGRILDHTPGVAEVLPAIAQKVKGKITIFADGGVRSGVDVLKYLALGADAVLIGRPVIIGAFGGGKEGVKFILEKFAKELKQAMILTGCKDIKSVDEKILYKK from the coding sequence ATGAATTTTGAAGAATTAAAATCTGCTGCAAAAGAAAATTTAAAGGGCTTTTGTCGGGTTTGTTCTTTTTGTGATGGAAAAGCGTGCAGAGGAGAAGTACCGGGAATGGGAGGCGTGGGTACCGGTTCCTCGTTTATCGCCAATGTAGAAGCCTTATCCGAAATTAAATTGAATTTAAGAACGATTCATGATGCCAAGGAACCCGATATCAGTATAGAAATTTTTGGGGAAAAATTGTCCATGCCAGTTTTAGCTGCACCAATAACGGGCACCAACTACAATATGGGAGGTAAAATCTCAGAAGAAAATTTCATAAAGATGGTAATATCGGGTAGCAAAGAAGCGGGTACCTTGGGAATGTGCGGAGATGGAGGTAATCCTGTTTTTTATGAATCGGGTATAAAAGCTATTAAGGAAGAAAATGGAGATGGGATTGCAATTATTAAACCCAGGGAGAACACAGAAATACTTGAAAGAGCAAAAAGAGCAGAAGAAGCAGGAGCATTAGCTGTAGGAATAGATATAGATGGAGCTGGTCTTATAACAATGGCTTTAATGGGTCAGCCCGTAGGACCAAAGACAAAAGAGGAATTAAAACAAATAATAACTAAAACAAAGCTCCCATTTATTTTAAAAGGGATTATGACGGTCGATGAAGCAGAAATGGCGGTAGAAATAGGGGCAAAAGCTATCGTGGTTTCGAATCACGGAGGAAGGATATTGGATCATACACCGGGGGTTGCTGAAGTATTGCCAGCTATTGCCCAAAAAGTAAAAGGCAAAATTACTATATTTGCGGACGGTGGTGTTCGGTCCGGTGTCGATGTTTTAAAATATTTAGCACTTGGAGCCGATGCGGTACTTATAGGTAGACCGGTTATAATAGGTGCTTTTGGAGGAGGTAAAGAAGGTGTTAAATTTATATTAGAAAAATTTGCAAAAGAACTAAAACAGGCTATGATTTTAACAGGATGTAAAGATATAAAAAGTGTAGATGAAAAAATATTATATAAAAAATAA
- the selD gene encoding selenide, water dikinase SelD has translation MKNIRLTDLSCSAGUASKVPPQVLAEVLKNIPTMKSEYLLVGIDTSDDAAVYKIDETTALIHTIDFFTPIIDDPYLFGKIAACNSLSDVYAMGGTPLLALNIVGFPEELVEDILPLVLKGGADMVKESGAIIAGGHTIKNPEAFYGLSVIGIVNPENITTNSHSKPGDVLIITKPIGTGIIATAYKAQMIKDKILEIAVEVMCTLNNKASFCAVSAGVKAMTDITGFGLLGHAFEMAEASNVSFEIEVDDVPIIEGTDELASMGLLPAGLYANRKYLKEKVELTKEVRDEIFDLLFDPQTSGGLLISCPEDKLDILYTNFKEQNFKDAYIIGRVIEKKEKRIYLK, from the coding sequence TTGAAAAACATAAGATTAACGGATCTTTCATGTAGTGCCGGATGAGCTTCAAAAGTACCGCCGCAGGTGCTGGCGGAGGTTCTTAAAAATATCCCCACGATGAAAAGTGAATATTTATTGGTTGGCATAGATACCTCCGATGATGCTGCAGTATATAAAATCGATGAAACAACAGCTTTAATACACACAATAGATTTTTTTACACCGATAATTGATGATCCATATTTATTTGGCAAAATTGCTGCATGCAACTCTTTAAGCGATGTATACGCCATGGGAGGCACTCCTTTACTTGCATTAAATATCGTAGGATTTCCGGAAGAATTGGTAGAGGATATTTTGCCATTAGTATTAAAAGGTGGAGCTGATATGGTAAAAGAATCCGGAGCAATAATAGCAGGCGGTCATACAATAAAAAATCCCGAAGCCTTTTATGGATTATCCGTAATAGGTATAGTTAATCCAGAAAATATCACTACTAATTCTCATTCAAAACCAGGAGATGTCTTAATTATAACGAAACCTATTGGAACAGGAATTATAGCAACCGCTTACAAAGCTCAAATGATAAAGGATAAAATTTTAGAAATAGCTGTAGAAGTAATGTGCACTCTAAATAATAAAGCATCTTTTTGCGCTGTTTCAGCTGGCGTAAAAGCTATGACCGATATAACCGGCTTTGGATTACTGGGTCACGCCTTTGAAATGGCAGAGGCTTCTAATGTTTCATTTGAGATAGAGGTAGATGATGTCCCCATTATAGAAGGAACTGATGAGCTTGCTTCAATGGGACTATTACCGGCGGGACTTTATGCAAATAGGAAATATCTAAAAGAAAAAGTAGAATTGACAAAAGAAGTACGTGATGAAATCTTTGATCTATTATTTGATCCTCAAACTTCGGGAGGCCTATTGATTTCATGCCCTGAAGATAAATTAGATATTTTATATACTAATTTTAAAGAACAAAACTTTAAAGATGCTTATATTATTGGACGTGTGATAGAAAAAAAAGAAAAAAGAATATATTTAAAATAA
- a CDS encoding selenium metabolism-associated LysR family transcriptional regulator, translated as MDFHQLEAFVKVAQTKSFSKAADLLFLTQPTISSHILSLEKELEVRLFDRKGREVELTPFGRVLYNEAVKILRTKDEALFLLYKYMNKIEGELRLYSSSVPAVYILPVKIKKFLEMHPKLKIIIVQKDSMEVINSIEEEDSELGIVGTIINNSSLEYIPFCNDELVVISKFNLNNDEEIDFEELIRYPLVIREKKSGTRKTFERYLIQKGLSLEKLKIIAELGSTEAIIQAVKAGVGISVISNRAIEDYKNTGILKTFRIKGIKMLRDFYIVTKKGRTLSPNAESFINYLLNAAD; from the coding sequence ATGGATTTTCATCAATTAGAAGCTTTTGTAAAAGTGGCTCAAACAAAAAGTTTTTCTAAAGCTGCTGACCTTTTATTTTTAACACAACCCACTATAAGTTCACATATTTTATCCTTAGAAAAAGAGTTGGAAGTAAGACTATTTGATAGAAAAGGAAGGGAAGTGGAGTTAACCCCTTTCGGTCGTGTTTTGTATAATGAAGCTGTCAAAATTTTAAGGACAAAGGACGAAGCGTTATTCCTTCTTTATAAGTATATGAATAAAATAGAAGGTGAATTAAGATTATATTCCAGCTCCGTTCCAGCTGTATATATACTACCGGTAAAAATAAAAAAATTTTTAGAGATGCATCCTAAACTGAAAATTATAATTGTCCAAAAGGATTCAATGGAAGTAATAAATTCAATTGAGGAAGAAGATAGTGAATTAGGCATTGTAGGTACTATTATTAATAATTCCAGTTTGGAATATATCCCCTTTTGTAATGATGAATTGGTGGTAATATCAAAATTTAATTTAAATAACGATGAAGAGATTGATTTTGAAGAACTCATTAGATATCCTTTGGTTATTAGGGAGAAAAAATCGGGTACAAGGAAAACCTTTGAAAGATATTTAATACAAAAAGGTTTATCATTAGAAAAACTAAAAATTATAGCTGAGTTAGGCAGTACAGAGGCTATAATACAGGCTGTAAAAGCAGGAGTAGGCATTTCAGTTATTTCCAATAGGGCCATTGAAGATTATAAAAATACCGGCATTTTAAAAACTTTTAGAATAAAAGGTATTAAAATGCTAAGAGATTTTTACATAGTAACAAAAAAAGGTAGAACTCTTTCGCCAAATGCCGAAAGCTTTATAAATTATCTTTTAAATGCGGCTGATTAA
- a CDS encoding aminotransferase class V-fold PLP-dependent enzyme — protein MKYIYFDNAATSYPKPLMVLNAMQEYFLNIGASPGRGGYKNSINAGRIIFEARSKLKKLFNAPKEENIIFTLNITHAINFSLNSLLNPGDHVITTSMEHNSVIRPLRFLEKNKNIELSIINCSKEGILDPGDIKKAIKRNTKLIVLTHASNVTGTIMPVEEISKIKKEYEIFLLLDTAQTAGFLDIDFKKLNIDILAFTGHKGLLGPPGTGGLVISDSMTEILTPFIHGGTGSKSEYEFQPDFLPDKFEAGTPNTIGIAGLSSALDFLEKENIKKIRIHELELAERFIETIKEIPQITLYGPDNKDKRVPTVSITVKDFDPSFLAYKLDNIYNIMVRPGLHCAPLAHKTIGTFPHGTLRFSFGYFNTMEEVEFALKALIKIIEEGE, from the coding sequence ATGAAATATATTTATTTTGACAATGCTGCAACCTCATATCCTAAACCTCTAATGGTATTAAATGCAATGCAAGAATACTTTTTAAATATAGGGGCCAGCCCCGGACGGGGTGGATATAAAAATAGCATTAACGCAGGTAGGATAATTTTTGAAGCCAGAAGTAAACTAAAAAAACTATTTAACGCCCCAAAGGAAGAAAATATCATTTTTACTTTAAATATTACCCATGCTATAAATTTTTCTTTAAATAGTCTTTTGAACCCGGGGGATCATGTTATAACCACCTCAATGGAACATAATTCTGTAATAAGGCCCTTAAGGTTTCTTGAAAAAAACAAAAATATCGAATTAAGTATAATTAATTGCAGCAAAGAAGGTATTTTAGATCCCGGTGATATTAAAAAAGCAATAAAAAGAAATACAAAACTTATTGTTCTAACCCATGCATCCAATGTAACAGGAACGATAATGCCGGTTGAAGAAATATCAAAAATAAAAAAAGAATATGAAATTTTTTTACTTCTTGATACCGCTCAGACTGCAGGGTTTTTAGACATTGACTTTAAAAAGTTAAATATAGATATTTTAGCCTTCACCGGGCATAAAGGTCTTTTAGGGCCCCCGGGTACAGGTGGACTTGTTATTAGTGATTCTATGACAGAAATTCTTACCCCCTTTATACACGGTGGAACGGGAAGTAAATCGGAATATGAATTTCAGCCGGATTTTTTACCCGATAAATTTGAAGCGGGTACGCCAAACACCATAGGAATTGCAGGACTATCATCAGCACTTGATTTTTTAGAAAAAGAAAATATTAAAAAAATAAGGATTCACGAATTAGAATTGGCTGAACGATTCATCGAAACCATCAAAGAAATTCCTCAAATTACACTTTACGGACCAGACAATAAAGATAAAAGAGTACCCACAGTATCTATTACTGTTAAAGATTTTGATCCGTCTTTTTTAGCATATAAATTAGATAATATTTACAATATAATGGTACGTCCCGGACTTCACTGTGCCCCCCTTGCTCATAAAACCATTGGTACGTTTCCTCACGGTACTTTAAGATTTAGCTTTGGTTATTTCAATACTATGGAAGAAGTAGAATTTGCTTTAAAAGCTCTTATTAAAATAATTGAAGAAGGTGAATAG